In the Paenibacillus pabuli genome, one interval contains:
- a CDS encoding ABC transporter ATP-binding protein, translated as MAAAEKIRFESVTKTFTVRDPKQKEATQAFTAVKDLDFSVRKGEFITIVGPSGCGKSTLLDMISGLSSPTQGRILIDGQTITGPGLDRGIVFQQYALFPWKTARGNIEFGLEAKGIPKQERREQVEHFLSLVGLTHFGDRFPHELSGGMKQRIAIARSLAFNPDVLLMDEPFAALDAQTRESLQSELLRIWQKTQKTIIFITHGIDEAVYLGERVVVLTPGPGMVRQIVDIPLQSRLEDADIRSHPDFVKARHEVWSLLHEPEYRGAYI; from the coding sequence ATGGCTGCTGCTGAAAAAATCAGATTTGAGAGTGTCACCAAAACGTTCACTGTCCGCGATCCGAAGCAAAAGGAGGCAACACAGGCATTTACAGCTGTAAAAGACCTGGACTTTTCGGTAAGAAAAGGCGAATTCATCACCATCGTAGGTCCGAGTGGCTGCGGAAAGTCAACCTTGCTGGATATGATTAGCGGATTATCCTCACCGACACAGGGTCGCATTTTAATCGACGGCCAAACCATTACTGGCCCAGGGCTTGACCGGGGCATTGTGTTTCAGCAGTACGCTTTATTTCCGTGGAAGACGGCACGCGGCAATATTGAATTTGGTTTGGAAGCCAAGGGTATTCCGAAGCAGGAGCGTAGGGAGCAAGTGGAGCATTTTCTGTCACTGGTCGGGCTTACTCACTTCGGAGACCGTTTTCCTCATGAGCTATCCGGGGGGATGAAGCAGCGTATAGCGATTGCCAGAAGTCTTGCTTTTAATCCGGATGTTTTATTAATGGATGAGCCTTTTGCCGCATTGGACGCCCAGACACGTGAATCCCTGCAAAGTGAACTTTTGCGTATTTGGCAGAAGACCCAAAAGACCATCATTTTTATTACACATGGTATTGATGAGGCGGTTTATCTTGGAGAACGAGTAGTGGTATTGACGCCAGGGCCAGGTATGGTGAGACAAATTGTGGATATTCCGCTTCAATCGCGATTGGAAGATGCAGATATTCGCTCCCATCCCGACTTTGTAAAGGCTCGCCATGAAGTATGGAGTCTGCTGCATGAACCTGAGTACCGCGGTGCTTATATCTAA